A part of Caloenas nicobarica isolate bCalNic1 chromosome 10, bCalNic1.hap1, whole genome shotgun sequence genomic DNA contains:
- the USP50 gene encoding ubiquitin carboxyl-terminal hydrolase 50, translating to MEEVKSHLPGLTGLKNLGNTCYMNAILQCLCSVPPLVEYFLSGKHKAALHKGNGEAVTAFGCLVSDMWLGEFACISPEGFHSVLGKRYPTFSKRTQQDAQEFLICVLNELHEALKKSSKRKCVTDAKASRGSISETPTIITELFEGQLSYDITCLECKTTTHRPESFTVLSLPIPSKSVCSLQDCLECFFQQDTLTWNNQIHCSWCGTKQDAAVKATITKAPQIMIFHLKRFEWQGKQKRKLSTDIWYPLSKLDLSPYSSEEMERCKDVEYSLCAVVNHSGFLDDGHYTAFCKHSVSTNWYSFDDAQISKLSDSSVQANTAYLLFYTCQSLL from the exons ATGGAGGAGGTGAAGAGCCATCTCCCAGGGCTCACCGGCCTGAAGAATCTGGGTAACACATGCTACATGAACGCGATTTTGCAGTGCCTCTGCAGCGTGCCGCCGCTCGTCGAGTATTTCCTCTCAGGAAAGCacaaagcagccctgcacaA GGGGAATGGTGAGGCTGTGACTGCCTTTGGCTGTTTGGTGTCAGACATGTGGCTTGGAGAGTTTGCCTGTATTTCCCCGGAGGGTTTTCATTCAGTCCTTGGGAAGCGGTACCCAACTTTCAGCAAGAGGACTCAGCAGGATGCGCAGGAGTTTCTGATCTGTGTGCTGAACGAGCTCCACGAGGCTCTCAAGAAG tcaagcaaaagaaaatgcgTAACTGATGCAAAAGCAAGCCGAGGGAGCATCAGTGAAACACCTACAATCATCACAGAGTTATTTGAGGGACAACTCAGTTACGACATCACGTGCCTGGAATGCAAGACCACCACCCACCGACCCGAGAGCTTCACCGTGCTCTCCCTGCCCATCCCCTCCAAGAGCGTGTGCTCCCTGCAG GACTGTCTCGAATGCTTCTTTCAGCAAGACACACTGACTTGGAACAACCAAATCCACTGTTCCTGGTGTGGAACTAAACAAGATGCTGCAGTGAAGGCCACCATAACCAAGGCACCGCAGATCATGATCTTTCACCTAAAGAG gtttgaatggcaaggcaagcaaaaaagGAAACTCTCAACTGACATCTGGTACCCACTCAGCAAACTGGATCTCTCTCCTTACAGCTCCGAGGAGATGGAGAGGTGCAAGGACGTGGAGTACAGCCTGTGTGCCGTCGTG AACCACTCTGGTTTTCTGGACGATGGCCACTACACAGCGTTCTGCAAGCACTCGGTCAGCACAAACTGGTACAGCTTTGACGATGCACAGATCAGTAAGCTCTCGGATTCCTCAGTGCAGGCTAACACTGCTTATCTCCTGTTCTACACCTGTCAAAGCCTTCTCTGA
- the USP8 gene encoding ubiquitin carboxyl-terminal hydrolase 8 isoform X2 produces the protein MPAVASVPKELYLCTSLKDLNKKTEIKPEKTSTKSYVQSALKIFKAAEESRLDRDEEKAYILYMKYVTVYNFIKKRPDFKQQQDYFHSILGPTNLKKAIEEAERLSESLKLRYEEAEVRKKLEERDKQELQKKQEPKDDGKSSAKNSSESTVDSKGKSQRVNGERKHSLERKDQSDSLSAVTAEKLFAMMSDKSIELIIMDARRLKDYQESCIPRSISVPEEAISPGVTANWIEARLPEDSRDPWKRRGHFDYVILLDWFSSAEDLKLGTTLQSLKDALFKWESKTILQNEPLILEGGYENWLLCFPQYTTNAKVTPPQRSSSEAVTVSLDFTYPSLEEPAPVPPVAAIKPSPTEVIENEETGDNLEERIKSLNRPNVQDAAAVPKSDSSFVVNPVSITRTIPEVDRTKKPSLKISDDNRPKSESTVSDSQPVENGRIVPDRSTKPLRDAKSILTEEEKSRVHAETAALLEKNRREKELRERQQEEQKERLKREREEQEQKAKEEQKEKEHKEKLQQSKEDREQKERDERIKREQEEKEQEQVRKEAIDAKRQNKNELESTGAKRIEMDKISMEEIEKGTQTPEMQRRALGDTSQTFVTVSGKQTGVKGQPDSGAQKPGPLREDSEQDTERLKSQREPLMRARSEEMGRVIPGLPAGWAKFLDPITGTFRYYHSPTNTVHMYPPEMAPSSTPPSTPPTQKPKPQVTVEREREHSKLKRSYSSPDITQAIQEEEKKRIPVTPAVNRDNKPVSYTKAEISRLSASQIRNLNPVFGGSGPALTGLRNLGNTCYMNSILQCLCNAPHLADYFNRNLYQDDINRSNFLGHKGEVAEEFGVIMKALWTGQYKYISPKDFKITIGKINDQFAGYSQQDSQELLLFLMDGLHEDLNKADNRKRYKEENNDHLDDLRAAELAWHKHKQLNESIIVALFQGQFKSTVQCLTCHKKSRTFEAFMYLSLPLASTSKCTLQECLRLFSKEEKLTDNNRFYCSHCKTRRDSLKKIEIWKLPPVLLVHLKRFSYDGRWKQKLQTSVDFPLETLDLSQYVIGPKNNLKRYNLFSVSNHYGGLDGGHYTAYCKNASKQRWFKFDDHEVSEISASSVKSSAAYILFYTSYEQRAVDVAT, from the exons ATGCCTGCTGTGGCATCCGTACCTAAGGAGCTATACCTCTGTACTTCATTGAAAGATCTCAacaagaagacagaaataaaacctgaaaagaCGAGTACAAAgag TTATGTGCAGAGTGCCCTTAAGATTTTCAAGGCAGCGGAGGAAAGCAGGTTGgacagagatgaagaaaaagcttACATCCTGTATATGAAATATGTGACTGTTTataactttattaaaaagagaCCCGATTTTAAGCAGCAGCAG GATTATTTTCATTCAATTCTTGGAcctacaaatttaaaaaaagctattgAAGAAGCTGAAAGACTGTCAGAGAGCCTTAAACTCAG ATATGAGGAAGCTGAAGTTCGGAAAAAACTTGAAGAGAGGGACAaacaagagctgcagaaaaagcaagaacCAAAAGATGATGGAAAGAGTTCAGCCAAAAACTCCTCAGAAAGTACTGTGGATTCCAAAGGAAAAAGCCAAAGG GTTAATGGTGAGAGGAAGCATTCCCTGGAAAGAAAGGATCAGTCTGACAGTCTGAGTG CAGTCACAGCTGAGAAACTGTTTGCGATGATGTCGGACAAAAGTATTGAATTGATTATAATGGATGCTCGAAGACTGAAGGATTATCAGGAGTCCTGTATTCCAAGATCTATCAGTGTCCCAGAAGAAGCTATCAGTCCTGG AGTTACTGCTAATTGGATTGAAGCCAGGCTCCCAGAGGATTCTAGAGATCcatggaagaggagaggacactTTGATTATGTTATACTGCTAGACTGGTTTAGTTCTGCTGAAGACTTAAAGCTAGGAACAACTCTTCAGAGCCTGAAAGATGCGCTTTTTAAG tggGAAAGCAAAACTATACTGCAGAACGAACCTTTAATTCTAGAAGGAGGTTATGAAAACTGGctcctttgttttcctcagtaCACAACAAATGCTAAAGTAACTCCACCCCAACGTAGCAGTAGTGAAGCAGTGACTGTTTCTT TGGATTTTACGTATCCATCTCTGGAAGAGCCAGCTCCTGTTCCACCTGTTGCTGCTATAAAGCCATCTCCAACAGAAGTGATTGAAAATGAAGAAACGGGAGATAATTTGGAAGAGAGAATAAAATCACTTAACAGACCAAATGTacaggatgctgctgctgttccaaaATCTGACAGCTCATTTGTAGTTAATCCAGTATCGATTACAAGAACTATCCCTGAG GTTGATCGTACTAAAAAGCCTTCGCTAAAAATCTCTGATGATAACAGACCAAAATCTGAAAGCACAGTCAGTGACAGCCAGCCTGTTGAGAATGGACGAATAGTTCCAGACCGGTCCACAAAGCCATTACGTGATGCAAAGAGCATTctgacagaagaagaaaaaagtcgTGTACACGcagaaactgctgctctgttagaaaaaaacagaCGGGAAAAAGAACTTCGGGAGAGGCAacaagaagaacagaaagagcGTCTCAAGCGCgaaagagaagaacaagaacaaaaagcaaaagaagaacagaaggaaaaggaacacaAAGAAAAGCTACAGCAATCCAAAGAGGACAGAGAACAGAAGGAGAGGGATGAGCGAATAAaaagagagcaggaggaaaaagaacaagagcAAGTACGCAAAGAAGCAATAGatgcaaaaaggcaaaataaaaatgaactagAAAGCACTGGTGCAAAAAGAATTGAGATGGACAAAATATCTatggaagaaatagaaaagggAACTCAAACACCAGAAATGCAGAGACGTGCACTGGGTGATACATCTCAGACCTTTGTGACTGTTTCAGGCAAG CAAACTGGGGTTAAAGGACAACCAGACAGTGGAGCTCAAAAGCCAGGACCCCTTAGAGAGGATTCTGAACAAGATACTGAAAGACTTAAA TCTCAGCGGGAGCCATTAATGAGAGCGCGAAGTGAAGAAATGGGAAGGGTAATACCAGGACTGCCTGCAGGCTGGGCAAAG tTTCTGGATCCCATCACTGGAACCTTTCGTTACTATCACTCGCCAACAAATACTGTTCATATGTATCCACCAGAAATGGCTCCTTCATCCACTCCCCCATCAACCCCTCCAACTCAAAAACCCAAGCCACAGGTGACTGTTGAACGAGAAAGAGAACACTCCAAACTGAAGCGCTCCTACTCTTCCCCAGATATAACCCAAGCCAttcaggaagaagagaagaaaaggattccTGTAACTCCTGCAGTCAATCGTGACAATAA gCCAGTCTCTTACACTAAAGCAGAAATCTCAAGACTTTCTGCATCACAAATTCGGAACCTTAATCCTGTGTTTGGGGGATCGGGACCAGCTCTTACAGGACTCCGTAACCTAGGGAACACTTGCTATATGAATTCCATATTACAGTGTCTGTGCAATGCACCTCACCTGGCtgattattttaacagaaacttGTATCAAGATGATATCAACAG GTCAAATTTCCTGGGGCATAAAGGTGAAGTGGCTGAAGAGTTTGGTGTAATAATGAAAGCTTTATGGACAGGACAGTATAAGTATATCAGTCCGAAAGACTTTAAAATTACAATTGGGAAGATTAATGACCAATTTGCGGGATACAGCCAACAGGACTCTCAGGAATTGCTTCTCTTTCTGATGGATGGCTTGCATGAAGACCTAAATAAA GCTGACAACAGGAAAAGATACAAGGAGGAAAACAATGATCATCTTGATGACTTGAGAGCAGCAGAACTAGCCTGGCACAAACACAAACAGCTCAATGAATCCATCATTGTGGCGCTCTTTCAAGGCCAGTTCAAATCTACAGTGCAGTGTCTTACGTGTCACAAGAAGTCCCGGACCTTTGAGGCTTTCATGTATTTGTCGTTACCGCTCGCATCCACCAGTAAATGTACGCTGCAG gAATGCCTTAGATTGTTCTCCAAAGAGGAAAAGCTCACTGATAACAATAGATTTTACTGTAGCCATTGCAAAACTCGAAGGgattctttgaaaaaaatagaaatttggAAATTACCACCTGTTCTTCTTGTGCACTTGAAACG ATTTTCCTATGATGGAAGATGGAAGCAAAAGCTTCAAACTTCTGTAGATTTCCCATTGGAAACTCTTGACCTTTCGCAGTATGTTATTGGTCCAAAGAATAACTTGAAGCGATACAATCTGTTTTCAGTATCA AATCATTATGGCGGGTTGGATGGAGGGCACTATACAGCCTATTGCAAAAATGCTTCAAAACAACGCTGGTTTAAGTTTGACGACCATGAAGTATCTGAGATCTCAGCATCATCTGTGAAATCCTCAGCTGCATATATTCTCTTTTACACCTCTTACGAACAGCGAGCAGTGGATGTGGCCACATAA
- the USP8 gene encoding ubiquitin carboxyl-terminal hydrolase 8 isoform X1, whose protein sequence is MPAVASVPKELYLCTSLKDLNKKTEIKPEKTSTKSYVQSALKIFKAAEESRLDRDEEKAYILYMKYVTVYNFIKKRPDFKQQQDYFHSILGPTNLKKAIEEAERLSESLKLRYEEAEVRKKLEERDKQELQKKQEPKDDGKSSAKNSSESTVDSKGKSQRVNGERKHSLERKDQSDSLSGAVTAEKLFAMMSDKSIELIIMDARRLKDYQESCIPRSISVPEEAISPGVTANWIEARLPEDSRDPWKRRGHFDYVILLDWFSSAEDLKLGTTLQSLKDALFKWESKTILQNEPLILEGGYENWLLCFPQYTTNAKVTPPQRSSSEAVTVSLDFTYPSLEEPAPVPPVAAIKPSPTEVIENEETGDNLEERIKSLNRPNVQDAAAVPKSDSSFVVNPVSITRTIPEVDRTKKPSLKISDDNRPKSESTVSDSQPVENGRIVPDRSTKPLRDAKSILTEEEKSRVHAETAALLEKNRREKELRERQQEEQKERLKREREEQEQKAKEEQKEKEHKEKLQQSKEDREQKERDERIKREQEEKEQEQVRKEAIDAKRQNKNELESTGAKRIEMDKISMEEIEKGTQTPEMQRRALGDTSQTFVTVSGKQTGVKGQPDSGAQKPGPLREDSEQDTERLKSQREPLMRARSEEMGRVIPGLPAGWAKFLDPITGTFRYYHSPTNTVHMYPPEMAPSSTPPSTPPTQKPKPQVTVEREREHSKLKRSYSSPDITQAIQEEEKKRIPVTPAVNRDNKPVSYTKAEISRLSASQIRNLNPVFGGSGPALTGLRNLGNTCYMNSILQCLCNAPHLADYFNRNLYQDDINRSNFLGHKGEVAEEFGVIMKALWTGQYKYISPKDFKITIGKINDQFAGYSQQDSQELLLFLMDGLHEDLNKADNRKRYKEENNDHLDDLRAAELAWHKHKQLNESIIVALFQGQFKSTVQCLTCHKKSRTFEAFMYLSLPLASTSKCTLQECLRLFSKEEKLTDNNRFYCSHCKTRRDSLKKIEIWKLPPVLLVHLKRFSYDGRWKQKLQTSVDFPLETLDLSQYVIGPKNNLKRYNLFSVSNHYGGLDGGHYTAYCKNASKQRWFKFDDHEVSEISASSVKSSAAYILFYTSYEQRAVDVAT, encoded by the exons ATGCCTGCTGTGGCATCCGTACCTAAGGAGCTATACCTCTGTACTTCATTGAAAGATCTCAacaagaagacagaaataaaacctgaaaagaCGAGTACAAAgag TTATGTGCAGAGTGCCCTTAAGATTTTCAAGGCAGCGGAGGAAAGCAGGTTGgacagagatgaagaaaaagcttACATCCTGTATATGAAATATGTGACTGTTTataactttattaaaaagagaCCCGATTTTAAGCAGCAGCAG GATTATTTTCATTCAATTCTTGGAcctacaaatttaaaaaaagctattgAAGAAGCTGAAAGACTGTCAGAGAGCCTTAAACTCAG ATATGAGGAAGCTGAAGTTCGGAAAAAACTTGAAGAGAGGGACAaacaagagctgcagaaaaagcaagaacCAAAAGATGATGGAAAGAGTTCAGCCAAAAACTCCTCAGAAAGTACTGTGGATTCCAAAGGAAAAAGCCAAAGG GTTAATGGTGAGAGGAAGCATTCCCTGGAAAGAAAGGATCAGTCTGACAGTCTGAGTG GAGCAGTCACAGCTGAGAAACTGTTTGCGATGATGTCGGACAAAAGTATTGAATTGATTATAATGGATGCTCGAAGACTGAAGGATTATCAGGAGTCCTGTATTCCAAGATCTATCAGTGTCCCAGAAGAAGCTATCAGTCCTGG AGTTACTGCTAATTGGATTGAAGCCAGGCTCCCAGAGGATTCTAGAGATCcatggaagaggagaggacactTTGATTATGTTATACTGCTAGACTGGTTTAGTTCTGCTGAAGACTTAAAGCTAGGAACAACTCTTCAGAGCCTGAAAGATGCGCTTTTTAAG tggGAAAGCAAAACTATACTGCAGAACGAACCTTTAATTCTAGAAGGAGGTTATGAAAACTGGctcctttgttttcctcagtaCACAACAAATGCTAAAGTAACTCCACCCCAACGTAGCAGTAGTGAAGCAGTGACTGTTTCTT TGGATTTTACGTATCCATCTCTGGAAGAGCCAGCTCCTGTTCCACCTGTTGCTGCTATAAAGCCATCTCCAACAGAAGTGATTGAAAATGAAGAAACGGGAGATAATTTGGAAGAGAGAATAAAATCACTTAACAGACCAAATGTacaggatgctgctgctgttccaaaATCTGACAGCTCATTTGTAGTTAATCCAGTATCGATTACAAGAACTATCCCTGAG GTTGATCGTACTAAAAAGCCTTCGCTAAAAATCTCTGATGATAACAGACCAAAATCTGAAAGCACAGTCAGTGACAGCCAGCCTGTTGAGAATGGACGAATAGTTCCAGACCGGTCCACAAAGCCATTACGTGATGCAAAGAGCATTctgacagaagaagaaaaaagtcgTGTACACGcagaaactgctgctctgttagaaaaaaacagaCGGGAAAAAGAACTTCGGGAGAGGCAacaagaagaacagaaagagcGTCTCAAGCGCgaaagagaagaacaagaacaaaaagcaaaagaagaacagaaggaaaaggaacacaAAGAAAAGCTACAGCAATCCAAAGAGGACAGAGAACAGAAGGAGAGGGATGAGCGAATAAaaagagagcaggaggaaaaagaacaagagcAAGTACGCAAAGAAGCAATAGatgcaaaaaggcaaaataaaaatgaactagAAAGCACTGGTGCAAAAAGAATTGAGATGGACAAAATATCTatggaagaaatagaaaagggAACTCAAACACCAGAAATGCAGAGACGTGCACTGGGTGATACATCTCAGACCTTTGTGACTGTTTCAGGCAAG CAAACTGGGGTTAAAGGACAACCAGACAGTGGAGCTCAAAAGCCAGGACCCCTTAGAGAGGATTCTGAACAAGATACTGAAAGACTTAAA TCTCAGCGGGAGCCATTAATGAGAGCGCGAAGTGAAGAAATGGGAAGGGTAATACCAGGACTGCCTGCAGGCTGGGCAAAG tTTCTGGATCCCATCACTGGAACCTTTCGTTACTATCACTCGCCAACAAATACTGTTCATATGTATCCACCAGAAATGGCTCCTTCATCCACTCCCCCATCAACCCCTCCAACTCAAAAACCCAAGCCACAGGTGACTGTTGAACGAGAAAGAGAACACTCCAAACTGAAGCGCTCCTACTCTTCCCCAGATATAACCCAAGCCAttcaggaagaagagaagaaaaggattccTGTAACTCCTGCAGTCAATCGTGACAATAA gCCAGTCTCTTACACTAAAGCAGAAATCTCAAGACTTTCTGCATCACAAATTCGGAACCTTAATCCTGTGTTTGGGGGATCGGGACCAGCTCTTACAGGACTCCGTAACCTAGGGAACACTTGCTATATGAATTCCATATTACAGTGTCTGTGCAATGCACCTCACCTGGCtgattattttaacagaaacttGTATCAAGATGATATCAACAG GTCAAATTTCCTGGGGCATAAAGGTGAAGTGGCTGAAGAGTTTGGTGTAATAATGAAAGCTTTATGGACAGGACAGTATAAGTATATCAGTCCGAAAGACTTTAAAATTACAATTGGGAAGATTAATGACCAATTTGCGGGATACAGCCAACAGGACTCTCAGGAATTGCTTCTCTTTCTGATGGATGGCTTGCATGAAGACCTAAATAAA GCTGACAACAGGAAAAGATACAAGGAGGAAAACAATGATCATCTTGATGACTTGAGAGCAGCAGAACTAGCCTGGCACAAACACAAACAGCTCAATGAATCCATCATTGTGGCGCTCTTTCAAGGCCAGTTCAAATCTACAGTGCAGTGTCTTACGTGTCACAAGAAGTCCCGGACCTTTGAGGCTTTCATGTATTTGTCGTTACCGCTCGCATCCACCAGTAAATGTACGCTGCAG gAATGCCTTAGATTGTTCTCCAAAGAGGAAAAGCTCACTGATAACAATAGATTTTACTGTAGCCATTGCAAAACTCGAAGGgattctttgaaaaaaatagaaatttggAAATTACCACCTGTTCTTCTTGTGCACTTGAAACG ATTTTCCTATGATGGAAGATGGAAGCAAAAGCTTCAAACTTCTGTAGATTTCCCATTGGAAACTCTTGACCTTTCGCAGTATGTTATTGGTCCAAAGAATAACTTGAAGCGATACAATCTGTTTTCAGTATCA AATCATTATGGCGGGTTGGATGGAGGGCACTATACAGCCTATTGCAAAAATGCTTCAAAACAACGCTGGTTTAAGTTTGACGACCATGAAGTATCTGAGATCTCAGCATCATCTGTGAAATCCTCAGCTGCATATATTCTCTTTTACACCTCTTACGAACAGCGAGCAGTGGATGTGGCCACATAA
- the USP8 gene encoding ubiquitin carboxyl-terminal hydrolase 8 isoform X3, whose translation MPAVASVPKELYLCTSLKDLNKKTEIKPEKTSTKSYVQSALKIFKAAEESRLDRDEEKAYILYMKYVTVYNFIKKRPDFKQQQDYFHSILGPTNLKKAIEEAERLSESLKLRYEEAEVRKKLEERDKQELQKKQEPKDDGKSSAKNSSESTVDSKGKSQRVNGERKHSLERKDQSDSLSGAVTAEKLFAMMSDKSIELIIMDARRLKDYQESCIPRSISVPEEAISPGVTANWIEARLPEDSRDPWKRRGHFDYVILLDWFSSAEDLKLGTTLQSLKDALFKWESKTILQNEPLILEGGYENWLLCFPQYTTNAKVTPPQRSSSEAVTVSLDFTYPSLEEPAPVPPVAAIKPSPTEVIENEETGDNLEERIKSLNRPNVQDAAAVPKSDSSFVVNPVSITRTIPEVDRTKKPSLKISDDNRPKSESTVSDSQPVENGRIVPDRSTKPLRDAKSILTEEEKSRVHAETAALLEKNRREKELRERQQEEQKERLKREREEQEQKAKEEQKEKEHKEKLQQSKEDREQKERDERIKREQEEKEQEQVRKEAIDAKRQNKNELESTGAKRIEMDKISMEEIEKGTQTPEMQRRALGDTSQTFVTVSGKSQREPLMRARSEEMGRVIPGLPAGWAKFLDPITGTFRYYHSPTNTVHMYPPEMAPSSTPPSTPPTQKPKPQVTVEREREHSKLKRSYSSPDITQAIQEEEKKRIPVTPAVNRDNKPVSYTKAEISRLSASQIRNLNPVFGGSGPALTGLRNLGNTCYMNSILQCLCNAPHLADYFNRNLYQDDINRSNFLGHKGEVAEEFGVIMKALWTGQYKYISPKDFKITIGKINDQFAGYSQQDSQELLLFLMDGLHEDLNKADNRKRYKEENNDHLDDLRAAELAWHKHKQLNESIIVALFQGQFKSTVQCLTCHKKSRTFEAFMYLSLPLASTSKCTLQECLRLFSKEEKLTDNNRFYCSHCKTRRDSLKKIEIWKLPPVLLVHLKRFSYDGRWKQKLQTSVDFPLETLDLSQYVIGPKNNLKRYNLFSVSNHYGGLDGGHYTAYCKNASKQRWFKFDDHEVSEISASSVKSSAAYILFYTSYEQRAVDVAT comes from the exons ATGCCTGCTGTGGCATCCGTACCTAAGGAGCTATACCTCTGTACTTCATTGAAAGATCTCAacaagaagacagaaataaaacctgaaaagaCGAGTACAAAgag TTATGTGCAGAGTGCCCTTAAGATTTTCAAGGCAGCGGAGGAAAGCAGGTTGgacagagatgaagaaaaagcttACATCCTGTATATGAAATATGTGACTGTTTataactttattaaaaagagaCCCGATTTTAAGCAGCAGCAG GATTATTTTCATTCAATTCTTGGAcctacaaatttaaaaaaagctattgAAGAAGCTGAAAGACTGTCAGAGAGCCTTAAACTCAG ATATGAGGAAGCTGAAGTTCGGAAAAAACTTGAAGAGAGGGACAaacaagagctgcagaaaaagcaagaacCAAAAGATGATGGAAAGAGTTCAGCCAAAAACTCCTCAGAAAGTACTGTGGATTCCAAAGGAAAAAGCCAAAGG GTTAATGGTGAGAGGAAGCATTCCCTGGAAAGAAAGGATCAGTCTGACAGTCTGAGTG GAGCAGTCACAGCTGAGAAACTGTTTGCGATGATGTCGGACAAAAGTATTGAATTGATTATAATGGATGCTCGAAGACTGAAGGATTATCAGGAGTCCTGTATTCCAAGATCTATCAGTGTCCCAGAAGAAGCTATCAGTCCTGG AGTTACTGCTAATTGGATTGAAGCCAGGCTCCCAGAGGATTCTAGAGATCcatggaagaggagaggacactTTGATTATGTTATACTGCTAGACTGGTTTAGTTCTGCTGAAGACTTAAAGCTAGGAACAACTCTTCAGAGCCTGAAAGATGCGCTTTTTAAG tggGAAAGCAAAACTATACTGCAGAACGAACCTTTAATTCTAGAAGGAGGTTATGAAAACTGGctcctttgttttcctcagtaCACAACAAATGCTAAAGTAACTCCACCCCAACGTAGCAGTAGTGAAGCAGTGACTGTTTCTT TGGATTTTACGTATCCATCTCTGGAAGAGCCAGCTCCTGTTCCACCTGTTGCTGCTATAAAGCCATCTCCAACAGAAGTGATTGAAAATGAAGAAACGGGAGATAATTTGGAAGAGAGAATAAAATCACTTAACAGACCAAATGTacaggatgctgctgctgttccaaaATCTGACAGCTCATTTGTAGTTAATCCAGTATCGATTACAAGAACTATCCCTGAG GTTGATCGTACTAAAAAGCCTTCGCTAAAAATCTCTGATGATAACAGACCAAAATCTGAAAGCACAGTCAGTGACAGCCAGCCTGTTGAGAATGGACGAATAGTTCCAGACCGGTCCACAAAGCCATTACGTGATGCAAAGAGCATTctgacagaagaagaaaaaagtcgTGTACACGcagaaactgctgctctgttagaaaaaaacagaCGGGAAAAAGAACTTCGGGAGAGGCAacaagaagaacagaaagagcGTCTCAAGCGCgaaagagaagaacaagaacaaaaagcaaaagaagaacagaaggaaaaggaacacaAAGAAAAGCTACAGCAATCCAAAGAGGACAGAGAACAGAAGGAGAGGGATGAGCGAATAAaaagagagcaggaggaaaaagaacaagagcAAGTACGCAAAGAAGCAATAGatgcaaaaaggcaaaataaaaatgaactagAAAGCACTGGTGCAAAAAGAATTGAGATGGACAAAATATCTatggaagaaatagaaaagggAACTCAAACACCAGAAATGCAGAGACGTGCACTGGGTGATACATCTCAGACCTTTGTGACTGTTTCAGGCAAG TCTCAGCGGGAGCCATTAATGAGAGCGCGAAGTGAAGAAATGGGAAGGGTAATACCAGGACTGCCTGCAGGCTGGGCAAAG tTTCTGGATCCCATCACTGGAACCTTTCGTTACTATCACTCGCCAACAAATACTGTTCATATGTATCCACCAGAAATGGCTCCTTCATCCACTCCCCCATCAACCCCTCCAACTCAAAAACCCAAGCCACAGGTGACTGTTGAACGAGAAAGAGAACACTCCAAACTGAAGCGCTCCTACTCTTCCCCAGATATAACCCAAGCCAttcaggaagaagagaagaaaaggattccTGTAACTCCTGCAGTCAATCGTGACAATAA gCCAGTCTCTTACACTAAAGCAGAAATCTCAAGACTTTCTGCATCACAAATTCGGAACCTTAATCCTGTGTTTGGGGGATCGGGACCAGCTCTTACAGGACTCCGTAACCTAGGGAACACTTGCTATATGAATTCCATATTACAGTGTCTGTGCAATGCACCTCACCTGGCtgattattttaacagaaacttGTATCAAGATGATATCAACAG GTCAAATTTCCTGGGGCATAAAGGTGAAGTGGCTGAAGAGTTTGGTGTAATAATGAAAGCTTTATGGACAGGACAGTATAAGTATATCAGTCCGAAAGACTTTAAAATTACAATTGGGAAGATTAATGACCAATTTGCGGGATACAGCCAACAGGACTCTCAGGAATTGCTTCTCTTTCTGATGGATGGCTTGCATGAAGACCTAAATAAA GCTGACAACAGGAAAAGATACAAGGAGGAAAACAATGATCATCTTGATGACTTGAGAGCAGCAGAACTAGCCTGGCACAAACACAAACAGCTCAATGAATCCATCATTGTGGCGCTCTTTCAAGGCCAGTTCAAATCTACAGTGCAGTGTCTTACGTGTCACAAGAAGTCCCGGACCTTTGAGGCTTTCATGTATTTGTCGTTACCGCTCGCATCCACCAGTAAATGTACGCTGCAG gAATGCCTTAGATTGTTCTCCAAAGAGGAAAAGCTCACTGATAACAATAGATTTTACTGTAGCCATTGCAAAACTCGAAGGgattctttgaaaaaaatagaaatttggAAATTACCACCTGTTCTTCTTGTGCACTTGAAACG ATTTTCCTATGATGGAAGATGGAAGCAAAAGCTTCAAACTTCTGTAGATTTCCCATTGGAAACTCTTGACCTTTCGCAGTATGTTATTGGTCCAAAGAATAACTTGAAGCGATACAATCTGTTTTCAGTATCA AATCATTATGGCGGGTTGGATGGAGGGCACTATACAGCCTATTGCAAAAATGCTTCAAAACAACGCTGGTTTAAGTTTGACGACCATGAAGTATCTGAGATCTCAGCATCATCTGTGAAATCCTCAGCTGCATATATTCTCTTTTACACCTCTTACGAACAGCGAGCAGTGGATGTGGCCACATAA